From a single Piliocolobus tephrosceles isolate RC106 chromosome 21, ASM277652v3, whole genome shotgun sequence genomic region:
- the LYL1 gene encoding protein lyl-1, with protein sequence MCPPQAQAEVGPTMTEKAEMVCAPSPAPAPPPKPASPGPPQVEEVGHRGGSSPPRLPPGVPVISLGHSRPPGAAMPTTELGTLRPPLLQLSTLGTAPPTLALHYHPHPFLNSVYIGPAGPFSVFPSSRLKRRPSHCELDLAEGHQPQKVARRVFTNSRERWRQQNVNGAFAELRKLLPTHPPDRKLSKNEVLRLAMKYIGFLVRLLRDQAAALAAGPTPPGPRKRPVHRVPDDDARRGSGRRAEAAARSQPAPPADPNGSPGAAARPIKMEQTALSPEVR encoded by the exons ATGTGCCCGCCTCAGGCACAGGCAGAGGTGGGCCCCACCATGACTGAGAAGGCAGAGATGGTGTGTGCCCCCAGCCCAGCGCCTGCCCCACCCCCTAAGCCTGCCTCACCTGGGCCCCCGCAGGTGGAGGAGGTGGGCCACCGAGGAGGCTCCTCACCCCCCAGGCTGCCACCTGGTGTACCAGtgatcagcctgggccacagcagGCCCCCAGGGGCAGCCATGCCCACCACAGAGCTGGGCACCCTGCGGCCCCCGCTGCTGCAGCTCTCCACCCTGGGAACTGCCCCACCCACTTTGGCCCTGCACTACCACCCTCACCCCTTCCTCAACAG TGTCTACATTGGGCCAGCAGGACCTTTTAGCGTCTTCCCTAGCAGCCGGCTGAAGCGGAGACCAAGCCACTGTGAGCTGGACCTGGCTGAGG GGCACCAGCCCCAGAAGGTGGCCCGGCGCGTGTTCACCAACAGCCGGGAGCGCTGGCGGCAGCAGAACGTTAACGGCGCCTTTGCCGAGCTGAGGAAGCTGCTGCCGACGCACCCGCCCGACCGGAAGCTGAGCAAGAACGAGGTGCTCCGCCTAGCCATGAAGTACATTGGCTTCCTGGTGCGGCTGCTGCGCGACCAAGCGGCAGCTCTGGCCGCAGGCCCCACCCCGCCCGGGCCCCGCAAACGGCCGGTGCACCGGGTCCCGGACGACGACGCCCGCCGGGGATCCGGACGCAGGGCCGAAGCGGCAGCGCGCTCGCAGCCCGCGCCCCCGGCCGACCCCAACGGCAGCCCCGGTGCGGCGGCCCGGCCAATAAAGATGGAGCAAACCGCCTTGAGCCCAGAGGTGCGGTGA